A genomic region of Aspergillus oryzae RIB40 DNA, chromosome 1 contains the following coding sequences:
- a CDS encoding putative ATP-dependent Clp protease (putative ATP-dependent Clp-type protease (AAA+ ATPase superfamily)) — protein MLWLPLRPSAPLRAHHHLILRYRRAPSSIVRLTQRGFASSSATFPTLSQFSRSDFSNQPWSGSYEPGLPTAGPLGSTPAFGAPRITPKTLKQYLDQFVVGQDRAKKILSVAVYNHYQRVQELQRRDEEAVELLAKRARRESVDRHPVEGQQRTSRPPFDPSSSLNQTELTDSSTIQLEKSNILLLGPSGVGKTLMAKTLAKVLSVPFSISDCTPFTQAGYIGEDAEVCVHRLLAAANYDVEQAERGIIVLDEVDKIAAAKVSHGKDVGGEGVQQALLKIIEGTTVQVQAKQEKNAPRAGGTPNTYPSNSPLGNSPYPPSNGGGMSQKGEVYNVRTDNILFIFSGAFVGLHKVVMDRISRGSIGFGQPVRTPSNSDERPGQSTTANNQPVPIVPGSEEEALYKKHLPFFTSASPESPDGEPTYFNALDLINPTDLQNYGFIPELVGRVPVTAALSTLTQPLLVRILTEPRNSLLAQYTTLFSLSGIELRFTTPALHKIAANAFTMGTGARALRTEMETILSDAMYETPGSSVKFVLVTESVAARKEKPNYFSRGQGGRFHAMIAAEESQWEERQRREKKQRAWKAKAQAASEEHPSISNFREYRTRAAGF, from the exons ATGCTGTGGCTGCCTCTACGGCCCAGTGCACCTCTCAGGGCGCACCACCACCTCATTCTCCGCTATCGGCGCGCACCGAGTTCAATTGTTCGCCTCACACAACGTGGCTTCGCTAGCTCTTCTGCGACTTTCCCGACACTTTCTCAATTCAGTCGATCAGATTTCTCAAATCAGCCCTGGAGTGGTAGCTATGAACCAGGACTGCCGACTGCTGGGCCCTTGGGCTCGACCCCGGCTTTCGGAGCTCCCCGGATTACGCCCAAAACGTTAAAGCAATACCTAGATCAGTTTGTAGTCGGACAGGATCGTGCAAAGAAGATACTAAGTGTCGCCGTATACAATCATTACCAACGTGTGCAAGAATTACAGCGGCGTGATGAGGAAGCAGTCGAGCTGCTGGCGAAGCGCGCGCGGCGCGAGTCTGTTGACCGCCATCCTGTAGAGG GGCAACAACGGACTAGCCGCCCACCATTTGATCCAAGTTCGTCGTTGAACCAAACCGAGCTCACAGACTCATCGACAATACAACTGGAGAAGTCCAATATACTGCTACTAGGACCTTCCGGCGTTGGGAAGACACTCATGGCCAAAACATTAGCTAAAGTACTATCAGTACCGTTTAGCATTTCAGATTGCACACCGTTCACGCAGGCTGGATAcattggagaagatgccGAGGTCTGCGTTCACAGGCTCCTAGCTGCAGCAAACTATGATGTCGAACAAGCAGAACGCGGCATAATCGTTCTGGATGAGGTTGATAAGATTGCCGCCGCTAAAGTCAGTCATGGCAAAGATGTCGGTGGTGAGGGAGTCCAGCAGGCCCTTCTAAAGATTATAGAAGGTACGACGGTGCAGGTGCAAGcgaaacaggaaaagaacgCTCCTCGCGCAGGCGGAACTCCCAATACATATCCATCAAACAGTCCACTGGGAAACTCGCCGTATCCACCCTCCAATGGTGGGGGCATGTCCCAGAAAGGGGAGGTCTACAACGTACGTACGGATAACATTCTGTTTATCTTCTCTGGTGCTTTTGTCGGGCTACACAAAGTGGTTATGGATCGGATATCGCGTGGCTCCATTGGCTTTGGCCAGCCTGTTCGGACACCATCCAACTCAGATGAGCGGCCTGGACAATCAACAACCGCAAACAATCAGCCTGTGCCCATAGTGCCAGGGTCAGAAGAGGAGGCATTGTACAAGAAACACCTTCCCTTTTTCACCTCTGCGAGCCCCGAATCGCCTGATGGTGAGCCAACTTACTTCAATGCACTCGACCTCATCAATCCTACCGACCTACAAAATTATGGATTTATCCCAGAGTTAGTTGGCCGTGTTCCGGTCACCGCTGCGCTCTCCACGCTGACGCAACCTTTACTTGTACGCATCCTCACTGAGCCCCGCAACTCATTGCTAGCGCAGTACACAACCCTATTCTCCCTATCAGGAATTGAGCTTCGCTTCACAACTCCAGCCTTGCATAAGATAGCTGCCAACGCCTTCACAATGGGCACGGGGGCACGAGCCCTCCGAACAGAAATGGAGACCATCCTTAGCGATGCCATGTATGAAACTCCAGGTTCGAGCGTGAAGTTTGTTCTCGTAACGGAGTCTGTGGCTGCTCGTAAAGAGAAACCCAATTACTTTTCTCGTGGACAAGGCGGACGTTTCCATGCCATGATCGCAGCAGAGGAGAGCCAATGGGAAGAAAGGCAACGgcgagagaagaagcagagggcCTGGAAAGCTAAAGCGCAGGCCGCGTCGGAGGAGCACCCTTCTATCTCAAACTTCCGTGAATACCGGACTAGAGCAGCGGGCTTCTAG
- a CDS encoding uncharacterized protein (predicted protein), which produces MPGSLSSACETLTRVILANVGAALGYTNTASVANRFRALRKRYGFTNLEATTKPTNASTTSTTSPTAPSGQGKRKGAGAGRKKNVAKTGESEDPFVTDNSEAETIIAVEVPKVKSTPKKGVRKGAKVTSAPIPATDLGPTKGDKHPKPTLEPKIKTENVKDESIDVNLLDAVNDAMVKYEDSEGFEMA; this is translated from the exons ATGCCCGGTTCATTATCGAGTGCCTGCGAAACATTGACGAGA GTTATTTTGGCCAATGTTGGAGCCGCGTTGGGCTATACCAACACTGCATCTGTTGCCAACAGGTTCCGTGCCCTTCGCAAGCGGTACGGCTTCACCAATCTCGAGGCTACGACTAAGCCGACAAATGCGAGCACTACTTCGACTACTTCTCCCACTGCCCCCTCTGGACAAGGCAAGCGCAAGGGCGCTGGTGctggaagaaagaaaaacgtGGCCAAAACCGGGGAATCTGAAGACCCCTTCGTCACGGACAACTCCGAGGCCGAAACTATTATCGCGGTTGAGGTTCCCAAGGTCAAGTCAACTCCTAAAAAGGGGGTCAGGAAGGGAGCCAAAGTGACTTCGGCTCCTATCCCGGCTACTGATCTTGGACCCACTAAGGGAGACAAGCATCCTAAGCCAACTTTGGAGCCGAAGATTAAGACTGAGAATGTTAAGGATGAGAGCATTGACGTTAATCTTCTTGACGCGGTCAATGACGCTATGGTGAAGTATGAGGACAGCGAGGGCTTCGAAATGGCGTAG
- a CDS encoding uncharacterized protein (predicted protein) — protein MSLVAIGACYVDTILTTPHYPGEDEKLRATNISRRRGGNCPNTLEVLQQLTVHSLSQTGVSLNLIAVLPAKSSIATQQIQSAFEPRVQLTHCIYREQYAEPASSYIFKSQSSGSRTIVNYNELPEMTVEEFKRIADDLGSKATWFHFEGRIPDVTLACIQYLRQQFPSLIISVEVEKPGREGLQELAMEADVVFYSKSWAQVISLALTMLRTFC, from the exons ATGTCTTTGGTCGCCATAGGTGCATGCTATGTTGATACTATCTTAAC AACCCCTCATTAcccaggcgaagatgaaaAACTACGCGCTACCAATATCTCacggcgaagaggaggcaaCTGCCCTAACACCCTGGAGGTGCTCCAGCAATTGACCGTCCATAGCCTGTCGCAAACAGGGGTATCGCTGAATCTTATTGCTGTTCTGCCAGCAAAATCTTCTATTGCAACTCAGCAAATCCAGTCTGCCTTTGAGCCTCGTGTTCAGCTCACCCATTGTATCTATCGAGAGCAATATGCAGAGCCGGCTTCAAGTTATATCTTCAAAAGCCAGTCCTCTGGGAGCAGGACTATTGTTAACTATAATGAACTCCCGGAGATGACGGTCGAGGAGTTTAAGCGAATCGCAGACGACCTAGGTTCAAAGGCCACATGGTTTCATTTTGAG GGTCGCATACCTGATGTCACGCTGGCCTGTATACAATATCTTCGGCAACAGTTTCCTTCTTTGATAATCAGTGTCGAAGTAGAAAAGCCAGGACGAGAAGGCCTACAGGAGCTGGCTATGGAAGCTGACGTTGTCTTCTACTCCAAAAGCTGGGCTCAGGTAATCTCGCTCGCGCTTACAATGTTAAGAACTTTTTGCTAA
- a CDS encoding ribosome biogenesis protein BRX1 (RNA-binding protein required for biogenesis of the ribosomal 60S subunit): protein MADMADLLADADDTSDSEEEEEEDLESAKKQLAAGYMPKTRVLMLTSRGVTSRHRHLLADLAGLLPHTHKESKLDTKKKTAGYNLLLNDLADLHSCNVIFFLEARKRGQDLYLWLARPPNGPTLKFHVNNLHTMGELNAGFSGNCLKGGRGVVVFDRSFDEQGPVMSQPGNEYRGLVREMLRGVFSVPKRGVKGMKPFIDRIIGVFGVDGKIWIRVYEIRESEAGGKKKSEDGEEAAKPVPKGKDGLPEVSLVEVGPRFVLTPIVILEGSFGGPVIYENKEYVSPNQVRHDIRISKAARHAKRRDTQTDRFAKRTNLGLGEGQRKPGPLDNKQLFA from the exons ATGGCCGACATGGCTGACCTTCTCGCCGACGCCGACGATACAAGCGacagcgaagaggaggaagaagaagacttggaATCAGCCAAGAAGCAGCTTGCTGCTGGGTATATGCCAAAGACTCGGGTACTTATGTTGACTTCCAGGGGTGTCACATCTCG CCATCGTCACTTACTCGCCGACCTTGCTGGTCTACTCCCTCATACccacaaagaaagcaaactcGATACTAAAAAGAAGACCGCTGGATACAACTTACTTCTGAACGATCTCGCCGACCTTCATTCATGCAAcgtcattttcttccttgaggCTCGCAAGCGTGGTCAAGATTTGTACCTCTGGCTCGCTCGTCCCCCGAACGGACCTACACTCAAGTTCCACGTTAACAACTTACACACTATGGGCGAACTGAATGCTGGATTCAGCGGCAACTGCTTGAAGGGTGGTCGTGGTGTTGTGGTTTTTGATCGCTCATTCGACGAACAAGGCCCGGTCATGAGCCAGCCAGGCAACGAATACCGTGGACTGGTCCGGGAGATGCTGCGGGGTGTCTTCTCCGTCCCCAAGCGTGGCGTCAAGGGAATGAAGCCTTTCATCGACCGTATCATTGGGGTGTTTGGCGTCGACGGCAAGATTTGGATTCGCGTGTACGAAATCAGAGAGTCCGAAGCtggaggcaagaagaagtcaGAGGATGGCGAGGAAGCCGCGAAGCCTGTACCCAAGGGCAAGGACGGTCTACCAGAGGTTTCTCTTGTCGAGGTCGGACCTCGTTTCGTTTTGACGCCAATTGTCATCCTGGAAGGCAGCTTCGGTGGTCCTGTTATCTACGAGAACAAGGAATACGTGAGCCCGAACCAGGTCCGTCACGATATTCGGATTAGCAAGGCAGCCCGCCACGCGAAGCGCAGAGACACGCAAACCGACCGCTTCGCTAAGCGGACAAAtttgggattgggagaaGGCCAGCGCAAACCAGGTCCATTGGACAACAAGCAGTTGTTCGCATGA
- a CDS encoding glycerol-3-phosphate dehydrogenase family protein (glycerol-3-phosphate dehydrogenase/dihydroxyacetone 3-phosphate reductase), with the protein MLSPIHLLSRRTCLRSIATAIDQPRFPVFLQQQSLSTPFSSSLVYSKALKFPRPTSTRLISCSFSRLYTTSVNDLAKMSSLTPYQRKHKVTVIGSGNWGTAIAKIVAENTASNPAIFEKDVQMWVFEENVEVPKTSPHYNPSSPLCQGPQKLTEIINKTHENVKYLPGINLPTNLHANPSLEDSVKDSTILVFNLPHQFIIKTCEQIKGKILPYARGISCIKGVDVREDGISLFSETIGKILGIYCGALSGANIASEVAQEKWSESSIAYDPPHLDSKAPSPNRSPSSSTVDVVHFTHKDVSGQLSRVKLQALPSEYPPIDHAVLKTLFHRPYFHISVVSDVAGVSLGGALKNVVAIAAGWVEGMGWGDNAKAAVMRVGLLEMVKFGEMFFGATINTRTFTEESAGVADLITSCSGGRNFRCAKLSIERKQPIGKVEETELNGQKLQGTLTAIEVNKFLKNQGVEEEYPLLTAVYKILEGTMSVEDIPSYIER; encoded by the exons ATGCTGTCCCCAATACATCTTCTATCTCGCCGGACTTGCCTTCGTTCAATTGCCACTGCGATTGATCAACCTCGGTTCCCGGTTTTCCTCCAGCAACAGTCACTCTCCACTCCATTTTCGTCGTCTCTAGTCTACTCAAAGGCTTTAAAGTTCCCCAGACCAACCTCAACTCGACtcatttcttgttcattttcaCGTCTATATACAACATCTGTGAACGACCTTGCCAAAATGAGTTCCCTTACCCCCTACCAGCGCAAACACAAGGTCACGGTGATCGGCTCAGGAAACTG GGGCACCGCTATTGCCAAGATTGTCGCTGAAAATACCGCTAGCAACCCTGCCATCTTCGAAAAGGATGTTCAAATGTGGGTTTTTGAAGAGAACGTGGAAGTTCCAAAGACCTCCCCTCACTATAACCCATCTTCGCCCTTATGCCAGGGTCCCCAGAAGTTAACAGAGATAATCAATAAGACACATGAGAATGTCAAGTATTTGCCAGGAATCAACCTTCCTACAAATTTGCACGCCAATCCCTCATTGGAGGACTCCGTTAAGGACAGCACTATCCTTGTTTTCAATTTGCCTCATCAGTTCATTATCAAGACTTGTGAGCAGATCAAGGGCAAGATTCTGCCATATGCGCGTGGTATTTCTTGCATCAAGGGTGTCGATGTGCGGGAAGATGGAATCAGTCTTTTCTCAGAAACCATCGGCAAGATTCTTGGGATCTACTGTGGCGCCCTCTCCGGTGCAAACATCGCCAGCGAGGTTGCCCAGGAGAAGTGGTCTGAGTCAAGCATTGCTTACGATCCTCCCCATCTAGATTCGAAAGCCCCCTCGCCCAATCGCTcgccttcctcatcgacgGTGGATGTGGTTCACTTCACGCATAAGGACGTTTCGGGACAACTATCTCGGGTTAAACTGCAGGCGTTGCCCTCCGAGTATCCTCCCATTGACCATGCTGTCCTGAAGACGCTTTTCCATCGTCCCTACTTCCATATCAGTGTGGTGAGTGATGTTGCAGGCGTTTCCCTTGGCGGTGCGCTCAAAAATGTCGTCGCTATTGCCGCAGGTTGGGTTGAAGGCATGGGATGGGGTGACAACGCCAAAGCTGCCGTCATGCGAGTCGGGCTGTTGGAGATGGTCAAGTTCGGTGAAATGTTCTTCGGTGCGACCATCAACACTCGGACGTTCACAGAGGAAAGTGCCGGTGTTGCCGACTTGATCACTAGCTGCAGTGGTGGTCGCAACTTCCGTTGTGCCAAGCTGAGcattgaaagaaagcagcCGATCGGAAAGGTCGAAGAGACGGAGCTCAATGGTCAGAAGCTCCAGGGCACTTTGACTGCGATTGAAGTAAACAAATTCTTGAAGAACcaaggcgttgaagaagaataccCCTTGTTGACGGCCGTCTATA AAATCCTAGAAGGCACTATGTCTGTTGAGGATATCCCTTCTTATATTGAGCGGTAA
- a CDS encoding Rab family GTPase (GTPase Rab11/YPT3, small G protein superfamily): MSLVLSFLAGLFSFMQAPVKIMVLIGDSGVGKSNLLSRFTRNEFNLDTKSTIGVEFATRSIQVDSKTIKAQIWDTAGQERYRAITSAYYRGAVGALLVYDISKHQTYDNVNRWLKELRDHADSNIVIMLVGNKSDLRHLRAVPTEEAKQFASENNLSFIETSALDASNVELAFQNILTEIYRIVSSKALDSGDSGQAGLGDRRPVVDINPSQDPETKQGCC; encoded by the exons atGTCGCTTGTGCTTTCGTTTTTGGCAGGCCTGTTCAGCTTCATGCAGGCGCCTGTTAAAATCA TGGTGCTTATTGGAGACTCTGGTGTTGGAAAGTCCAACCTTCTGAGTCGTTTCACCCGCAATGAATTCAACCTGGACACCAAGTCGACCATTGGCGTGGAGTTCGCAACCCGTTCTATTCAGGTCGATTCTAAGACGATCAAGGCGCAAATCTGGGACACTGCTGGTCAGGAGCGTTACCGCGCCATTACCTCTGCCTACTATCGTGGTGCCGTCGGTGCCCTTCTTGTTTACGACATCAGCAAGCATCAAACCTACGATAATGTTAACCGGTGGTTGAAAGAGCTCAGAGATCACGCAGATTCTAACATTGTCATCATGCTTGTGGGAAATAAGAGCGATTTGAGACACCTGCGCGCTGTGCCaaccgaagaagccaagcagTTTGCCA GCGAGAACaacctctccttcatcgAGACATCTGCTCTTGATGCGAGCAACGTTGAGCTTGCTTTCCAGAACATCCTCACAG AAATCTACCGGATTGTGTCCAGCAAGGCTCTTGACAGCGGCGACTCGGGCCAGGCCGGTCTTGGTGACCGTCGTCCAGTGGTGGATATCAACCCTTCGCAGGATCCTGAGACGAAGCAGGGTTGCTGTTAG
- a CDS encoding uncharacterized protein (predicted protein): MSFDHLATELLLHVFRSCETISDILNLASTCRRLRTVFNRSNKLQIFTDIAEREYGPLNEIIQIVTQNASQPAHLIRKPPMTNPLFKQIVQVGRVAQKWETIYPVKKWKVDYENRRSLTNDERFRLRRAIYRLWLYHRAFHTRTHDRFSRKLPHVVTERAQLLHNWSTQELADIEDVRLIIGDVVQNHICPSNGTIQRKFRKRFPESHHQLAFNIHLNYPAPGSLGSPGLFDNLNSVDQYYHTAHPPNLTESPAKYRSRFRNDFFHDPGAEGWGDEIPHYYVVQDMMKLDPGQVLWLREHAPLKEQVEDYVHSLGDWFRENGETFGDTLEWVMKERGDDIEEFRAAISDREVGIIWA; the protein is encoded by the coding sequence ATGTCATTCGATCATCTAGCCACGGAGCTATTGCTCCATGTATTTCGTTCCTGTGAAACAATATCCGACATTTTAAACCTCGCATCAACCTGTCGACGGCTCCGTACTGTCTTTAACAGATCCAATAAGCTCCAAATTTTCACCGATATTGCCGAGCGCGAATATGGACCACTAAACGAGATCATCCAAATCGTAACACAAAACGCAAGCCAACCAGCTCACTTAATACGCAAGCCCCCCATGACCAATCCCCTCTTCAAACAAATAGTCCAAGTCGGACGCGTAGCTCAGAAATGGGAGACGATCTATCCCGTCAAGAAATGGAAGGTGGATTATGAAAACCGACGATCATTAACAAATGACGAGCGATTCCGCCTCCGCCGAGCCATCTATCGGTTATGGCTTTACCATCGCGCATTCCATACGCGCACGCATGATCGCTTCAGCCGTAAGCTCCCACACGTCGTTACCGAGCGCGCGCAGCTCCTGCATAACTGGTCCACGCAGGAGCTGGCTGATATCGAGGACGTGCGCCTCATCATTGGCGATGTCGTCCAGAATCATATCTGTCCAAGTAACGGGACGATTCAGCGAAAGTTTCGCAAACGGTTTCCGGAAAGTCACCACCAGTTGGCATTTAACATCCATCTGAATTACCCAGCACCCGGCTCTCTGGGGTCTCCCGGGCTCTTTGATAACCTGAACTCGGTCGATCAATACTATCATACTGCGCATCCTCCCAATTTAACTGAGTCGCCGGCGAAATATAGATCTAGGTTCCGGAATGACTTTTTCCATGATCCCGGCGCCGAGGGCTGGGGTGATGAGATCCCTCACTACTACGTGGTCCAGGACATGATGAAACTTGATCCAGGCCAGGTGCTCTGGCTGCGCGAACATGCGCCCCTGAAAGAACAGGTAGAGGACTATGTGCACTCCTTGGGAGATTGGTTTCGCGAGAATGGAGAGACATTCGGGGATACACTCGAATGGgtgatgaaagagagaggcGACGATATCGAAGAGTTCAGGGCGGCCATTTCAGACCGGGAGGTAGGAATCATATGGGCTTAA
- a CDS encoding putative Chromo domain protein Chp1p (predicted protein): MIGPRDIFLHTAVRSALGPVERLTFGILQGQRGHLTEKTTGTVNYSQNNTAFADKQAPEAQRELLFLNQESGPLIIEASTARIGLESRPHTNTATSLMNRRTSSDSIQTLQRRSSGIDHMDMDQDSKDPTAAVNSDQRQPQLGMRLPFDLDYEFEKRFGVTFQTLATIAEKRLAGSFYVLFPQGSGGIEEECQAVVEFLKAHHSEKNKAIVYSNRTPEDWEKFTQAKNGVVLIHESSLDFYKLQGLNNLCRQSTFNFWSFILNKELGDNRPYFQRMFQTGGVILITADYMLSDPRGTVVVLSWFEDYAKSRYPGTWKLMLRPDVLNWLQKQIEVAGNSSYLWLAMYHLIMQITFIGDTKSRDILTGAEAGYTPNTVISPSKLPGYGFRTDDEIPDIPKDRTLTQEQRNADHLVEFYAGWALINCYQFRKFYVLTASALPRWDEWHHLQIRVGSTAFMKYFEINYRWYWEKLKHSAARSNYHSERSSQTPFTPQTPKAGSSESATSRPTPSYIPPLSHHYPQPYQ, translated from the exons ATGAT AGGTCCTCGTGAcatctttcttcacaccGCCGTCAGAAGTGCTTTAGGGCCCGTTGAGCGACTGACCTTTGGTATTCTACAGGGACAACGTGGTCATCTGACAGAAAAAACTACTGGGACAGTGAATTATTCACAGAATAACACTGCTTTCGCAGATAAGCAGGCTCCTGAGGCACAAAGAGAGCTGCTCTTCCTGAACCAAGAAAGTGGCCCTTTGATTATCGAGGCTTCAACCGCACGCATAGGCTTGGAATCGAGGCCACACACAAATACAGCTACATCACTGATGAACCGTCGCACGTCTAGTGATTCAATACAAACTCTGCAGAGGAGGTCATCTGGAATCGACCACATGGATATGGACCAGGATTCTAAAGACCCCACGGCGGCTGTTAACAGTGACCAAAGGCAGCCACAACTGGGCATGCGACTTCCGTTTGACTTGGACTATGAATTTGAGAAGAGATTCGGGGTGACATTCCAGACGCTGGCAACTATAGCAGAGAAACGTTTAGCAGGGTCTTTCTATGTACTGTTTCCACAGGGATCAGGcggcattgaagaagaatgtcaGGCGGTTGTTGAATTTCTCAAAGCCCACCATAGTGAGAAAAACAAGGCTATTGTATACTCTAACCGCACTCCTGAAGATTGGGAAAAGTTCACTCAAGCGAAGAATGGGGTCGTTTTG ATTCATGAAAGCTCTCTGGATTTCTACAAGTTGCAGGGCCTTAATAACTTATGTCGCCAGTCAACATTCAACTTCTGGTCTTTCATTTTAAACAAAGAATTAGGTGACAACCGACCGTATTTCCAGCGCATGTTCCAAACGGGTGGAGTTATCTTGATTACCGCAGACTACATGCTAAGCGATCCAAGAGGTACAGTCGTTGTGCTATCTTGGTTCGAAGATTATGCGAAGAGCAGGTATCCTGGGACATGGAAATTAATGCTCCGCCCGGATGTATTGAATTGGCTGCAAAAGCAGATTGAGGTCGCCGGGAACTCCAGTTATCT ATGGCTCGCAATGTACCATCTCATTATGCAGATTACCTTCATCGGAGATACGAAGTCCCGGGACATCCTCACTGGTGCAGAAGCCGGCTATACACCAAATACGGTCATCTCTCCCTCAAAACTCCCAGGGTACGGTTTTCGTACAGACGACGAGATTCCAGATATCCCCAAAGATAGAACCCTGACCCAAGAACAACGAAACGCTGATCACCTCGTTGAGTTCTACGCTGGCTGGGCCCTGATCAACTGTTACCAGTTCCGAAAGTTCTATGTGCTCACAGCCTCCGCACTTCCGCGATGGGACGAATGGCACCATCTGCAAATTCGCGTGGGCTCCACAGCTTTCATGAAATATTTCGAAATCAACTATAGGTGGTATTGGGAAAAACTTAAGCATTCTGCGGCGAGATCGAATTACCACTCAGAGAGGAGTTCTCAGACCCCATTTACACCCCAAACTCCTAAGGCCGGCTCGAGCGAGTCAGCTACTTCTCGCCCGACGCCGTCCTATATCCCTCCCCTTTCGCACCACTATCCCCAACCATATCAGTGA
- a CDS encoding uncharacterized protein (predicted protein) has protein sequence MKPVLKQEPLASSSEPTSYIKADPHAQGFPALADIPGVTYHIISDSPARTITPPYAQMTVSPTELTTYSATSSFLSPTIGFERQPSSAYSWPPTKLESDEDHRLSDVFIKVEEPQVEVVNASSGEVEFCGMFAPGLNIAREHKG, from the coding sequence ATGAAACCGGTGCTCAAACAAGAACCTCTGGCATCTTCAAGCGAGCCAACTTCCTATATCAAGGCCGATCCACATGCCCAAGGGTTCCCGGCCTTGGCTGATATCCCCGGCGTCACATATCATATAATATCGGACTCGCCTGCCAGGACAATCACCCCTCCTTACGCCCAAATGACAGTGTCTCCTACTGAATTGACAACGTACAGTGCGACCTCGAGCTTCTTGAGCCCTACAATCGGATTTGAGCGCCAGCCGAGTTCAGCTTACTCCTGGCCTCCTACAAAGTTGGAGTCAGATGAGGATCATAGGTTGAGCGACGTTTTCATCAAGGTGGAAGAACCACAagtggaggtggtgaatGCAAGCAGCGGCGAGGTGGAGTTCTGTGGCATGTTTGCGCCTGGACTGAATATTGCTAGAGAGCATAAGGGTTGA
- a CDS encoding uncharacterized protein (predicted protein) gives MQHRLQRSCVSPSIRSPIFLVQNRPEWLPSAKRYERLSKGRNNAPGAGSSADSPVPSPKKTPTKSSVAKRKTAPKTAASKKAAAKKGKAMKVFAVALAEVLVKQRTDLAKVEEHSSGEDTEIDEAVLGAEGEDSDEDA, from the exons ATGCAGCATCGTCTCCAGAGGAGCTGCGTAAGTCCTTCCATCCGTTCTCCTATTTTCCTTGTCCAAAACAGGCCTGAGTGGTTACCCAGCGCGAAACGCTACGAGCGACTCTCAAAAGGTCGCAACAACGCCCCTGGCGCTGGATCCTCAGCCGACAGCCCAGTCCCAAGCCCAAAGAAGACTCCTACCAAGTCATCGGTCGCAAAGCGCAAGACGGCACCGAAGACAGCTGCGTCAAAGAAGGCCGCTGccaagaaggggaaagcgATGAAGGTGTTTGCCGTTGCCCTCGCGGAAGTATTGGTTAAGCAAAGGACTGACTTGGCAAAGGTTGAAGAGCATTCCTCTGGAGAGGATACTGAGATCGATGAGGCTGTGCTTGGG GCTGAGGGGGAGGATTCTGATGAGGATGCTTGA